The following are encoded together in the Mesoterricola sediminis genome:
- the lipA gene encoding lipoyl synthase: MGAMARPPVLPGPRPSWLKVKVPAPEVTAEVEALVRSKKLVTVCEEARCPNLHECWGVHRTATFMLLGDVCTRHCGFCNVGKGRPGEVDPLEPQRVAEAVASLGLAFAVVTSVNRDDLPDGGAAHFAQTIQWIRTLLPGCGVEVLIPDFRGREGDLHAVLQAGPDVLNHNVETVARLYRRVRPDADYAQSLEVLRRSAAWRDAHAPGLRVKSGIMVGLGETPEEVLELMGHWREASVDVATLGQYLPPSALHLPLHRYVDPEEFEMYRRKGLEMGFRRVESGPLVRSSYHAGDSYGAPARG, translated from the coding sequence ATGGGCGCCATGGCGCGCCCTCCCGTACTGCCCGGTCCCCGTCCCTCCTGGCTGAAGGTCAAAGTCCCGGCCCCGGAGGTCACCGCGGAGGTGGAGGCCCTGGTCCGCTCCAAGAAGCTCGTGACGGTGTGCGAGGAGGCCCGGTGCCCCAACCTCCACGAGTGCTGGGGCGTGCACCGGACGGCCACCTTCATGCTCCTGGGCGACGTGTGCACCCGCCACTGCGGCTTCTGCAACGTCGGCAAGGGCCGGCCCGGGGAGGTGGACCCCCTCGAGCCCCAGCGGGTCGCGGAGGCCGTCGCCTCCCTGGGCCTGGCCTTCGCGGTGGTCACCTCCGTGAACCGGGACGACCTGCCAGACGGTGGAGCGGCCCATTTCGCCCAGACCATCCAGTGGATCCGCACCCTCCTGCCCGGCTGCGGCGTGGAAGTGCTCATCCCCGATTTCCGGGGCCGGGAGGGGGACCTCCACGCGGTCCTCCAGGCCGGTCCCGACGTGCTGAACCACAACGTGGAGACCGTCGCCCGCCTCTACCGGCGGGTCCGGCCCGACGCGGACTACGCCCAGAGCCTGGAGGTGCTCCGGCGCTCGGCTGCTTGGCGGGACGCGCATGCCCCCGGCCTTCGCGTGAAGAGCGGCATCATGGTGGGCCTGGGCGAGACCCCCGAGGAGGTCCTCGAACTCATGGGCCACTGGCGGGAGGCCTCCGTGGACGTGGCCACCCTGGGCCAGTACCTGCCCCCCTCGGCCCTCCACCTCCCCCTCCACCGCTACGTGGATCCCGAGGAATTCGAGATGTACCGCCGCAAGGGCCTGGAAATGGGCTTCCGGCGCGTGGAGAGCGGGCCGCTGGTGCGGAGCAGCTACCACGCGGGCGACTCGTACGGGGCCCCGGCCCGGGGTTGA
- a CDS encoding D-2-hydroxyacid dehydrogenase: MRRLAVIHHRHQDWVPALREAEPRLDIQGWHPSQAPDAAWLREAEGLFTWRIPEGLLAGMPRLAWVQNSGAGVDHLVGHPGIPPEVPITRADGQFGLWMARYVVGHLLAGPLRMEACREAQARAQWSPKLLPEDLTGRVALVVGFGRIGRQIGRALRELGLAVHGFVQTPRPDPEFALHGVGDLAGLMPEARLLVLCAPLTPATRGLVDARLLAQAGPDLLLINVGRGEQVVIPDLLAALDAGRPAGAVLDVFPTEPLPADAPLWAHPRVTVTPHHSGPSTPRAMIPDLLDNLRRFAEGRPIVGAVDRARGY; this comes from the coding sequence ATGCGCAGACTGGCCGTCATCCACCACCGTCACCAGGACTGGGTCCCCGCCCTGCGGGAGGCCGAGCCCCGCCTGGACATCCAGGGCTGGCATCCCTCCCAGGCCCCGGACGCCGCCTGGCTTCGGGAGGCCGAGGGCCTCTTCACCTGGCGCATCCCCGAGGGCCTCCTGGCGGGCATGCCCCGCCTGGCCTGGGTCCAGAACTCCGGGGCTGGTGTCGATCACCTGGTGGGCCACCCCGGGATTCCGCCGGAGGTGCCCATCACCCGGGCGGATGGCCAGTTCGGGCTGTGGATGGCCCGCTACGTGGTGGGCCACCTGCTGGCGGGACCCCTTCGCATGGAGGCCTGCCGGGAGGCCCAGGCCCGGGCCCAGTGGTCCCCCAAGCTGCTGCCCGAGGACCTGACGGGGCGCGTGGCGCTGGTGGTGGGCTTCGGGCGGATCGGCCGTCAGATCGGTCGCGCCCTCCGCGAGCTGGGCCTGGCCGTCCACGGCTTCGTGCAGACCCCGCGGCCCGACCCCGAATTCGCCCTGCACGGCGTCGGGGACCTGGCCGGCCTGATGCCGGAGGCCCGCCTCCTCGTGCTCTGCGCCCCCCTGACCCCCGCCACCCGGGGCCTGGTGGACGCCCGGCTCCTGGCCCAGGCCGGCCCCGACCTGCTGCTCATCAACGTGGGCCGCGGCGAGCAGGTGGTCATCCCCGATCTCCTGGCCGCCCTGGACGCGGGGCGCCCCGCCGGCGCCGTCCTGGACGTGTTCCCCACCGAGCCCCTGCCCGCGGACGCCCCCCTCTGGGCCCACCCCCGGGTGACCGTGACCCCCCACCATTCGGGCCCCTCCACCCCCCGGGCCATGATCCCCGACCTCCTGGACAACCTCCGGCGCTTCGCCGAGGGCCGCCCCATCGTGGGGGCCGTGGACCGCGCGCGGGGCTACTGA